The Candidatus Zixiibacteriota bacterium genome segment AAACTCTGTTCGACGTCGAGTAGCCCGGCCGGTTCAGCCTCCCGTGCGTTCTGCAGCGCTTCGCGGCGAGCAAACCCCGGCGTATAAGGGGCAACTCATTTCCGAAAGCGAGGTGCCCCGGGCCTACCTTACTCGGCCTATTCAGCGCGCTCGCCCTTGCAACGGCCGCCTTTGCCTCATCTTTGGCAATGATCTCTACCGGGAGTGCAGCCTCGGCCGGCTGACACCCGGAGAGAGCGACCGCCCCCTCCCGCGCCCTTCGCCCCGGCTGGCCGCGCCCCACACCACCCCCGCCTCTGCGCCGCTCTACGCCGAAAACTGCTTTCCGACAAACTCCCAGTTCACCAGTTTCCAGAATGTTTCCAGGTATTTCGCCCGGAGGTTGCGGTAGTCGATGTAATAGGCGTGTTCCCAGACGTCGCACGTCAGCAGCGGCTTCTGACCGTCCCGCAGCGGATTCCCCGCATTTCCCTTCGGCACGATCTCCAGTCCCCCGTCGGCTTTCCTCGCCAGCCAGACCCAGCCCGCGCCAAACAGCCCGACCGCGGCCGCGGTGAACTGCTCCTTGAATTTGTCGAACGACCCGAACGACCGCGTGAGCGCTTCGGCGAGCTTGCCCTTCGGTTCCCCGCCGCCCGCGGGCGACAGACAGTGCCAGTAGAACGTGTGGTTCCACACCTGGGCGCCGTTGTTGAAGATCCCCCCCTCCGATTTCCGGATAATCTCCTCCAGCGAGGCGTCCTCGTACTGAGTTCCCCGGATGAGCTCATTGAGCTTGGTGACGTAAGCCAGGTGGTGTTTGCCGTAGTGATACTCCAGCGTTTCGGCGGAAACATGCGGCGCGAGCGCATCTTTTGCGTACGGCAGGTCGGGCAGCGAATGGGTCATGGGA includes the following:
- a CDS encoding superoxide dismutase [Fe] (SodB; iron binding; present under aerobic and anaerobic conditions; destroys free radicals); amino-acid sequence: MTHSLPDLPYAKDALAPHVSAETLEYHYGKHHLAYVTKLNELIRGTQYEDASLEEIIRKSEGGIFNNGAQVWNHTFYWHCLSPAGGGEPKGKLAEALTRSFGSFDKFKEQFTAAAVGLFGAGWVWLARKADGGLEIVPKGNAGNPLRDGQKPLLTCDVWEHAYYIDYRNLRAKYLETFWKLVNWEFVGKQFSA